The following proteins are encoded in a genomic region of Endomicrobiales bacterium:
- a CDS encoding M48 family metallopeptidase translates to MSIFTVVIISSIVLSLIVRLLVEALNISALKKEVPDEFIGVYDNERYAKAQGYLKDNTKFTVFNTVFMGVITVLALMFGFFEKIDIMARGFALNPILTGLIFFGIIFLISELLSLPFSLYKVFVLEEKYGFNKMNARTFIGDFIKSFILQTVLGAILLFGVLYIFQKFGFSGWILCWVFMLIFEVLLIYIWPALIMPLFNKFIPLEEGELKNAVLNFAKSENFKMQGIYKMDGSRRSAKTNAFFTGFGRFRKIALFDTLIAKHTTTEIVSILAHEIGHYKKRHIIKQFALSLIFSAIGLFLAGYFATNENFSYALNVKTYSIYAGLFAFMILYPVINLFFSAISNYFSRKHEYEADAFAASSVGNSSDMLNALKKLSVDNLSNLTPHSVKVLFDYTHPPVLMRIQALIDRK, encoded by the coding sequence ATGTCTATTTTTACAGTGGTGATTATAAGTTCAATAGTTTTATCTTTGATTGTGCGCTTACTTGTTGAAGCGCTAAACATCTCTGCGCTAAAAAAAGAAGTGCCCGATGAATTTATTGGTGTTTATGATAATGAGCGCTACGCGAAAGCTCAAGGTTACCTTAAAGACAACACAAAGTTTACAGTATTTAACACAGTTTTTATGGGAGTTATTACTGTTTTAGCGTTAATGTTTGGTTTTTTTGAAAAAATAGATATTATGGCAAGAGGTTTTGCCTTAAATCCAATATTAACCGGTTTAATTTTCTTTGGGATAATTTTTTTAATTTCAGAGTTGTTAAGTTTGCCATTTTCACTATACAAGGTTTTTGTCTTAGAGGAAAAGTATGGTTTTAATAAAATGAACGCACGAACTTTTATTGGAGATTTCATTAAGAGCTTTATTCTTCAAACAGTTTTAGGAGCTATATTGCTTTTTGGTGTACTTTATATTTTTCAAAAATTTGGTTTTTCCGGCTGGATTTTATGCTGGGTATTTATGCTTATTTTTGAGGTTCTGCTTATATATATCTGGCCTGCGTTAATTATGCCGTTATTTAATAAATTTATTCCATTAGAAGAGGGAGAGTTAAAAAACGCAGTGTTAAATTTTGCAAAATCAGAAAACTTTAAAATGCAGGGAATTTACAAAATGGACGGCTCGCGCCGGTCGGCTAAAACAAACGCTTTTTTTACAGGTTTTGGCAGATTTAGAAAAATTGCTCTTTTTGACACTCTAATTGCAAAACACACAACAACTGAAATTGTTTCCATACTTGCACATGAGATTGGGCATTACAAAAAACGACATATTATAAAACAGTTTGCCCTATCACTTATATTTTCCGCTATTGGTCTTTTTTTAGCAGGGTATTTCGCAACAAATGAAAATTTCTCATACGCATTGAATGTTAAAACCTATTCTATTTATGCGGGGTTATTTGCATTTATGATCCTTTATCCTGTTATTAATTTGTTTTTTTCTGCGATTAGTAATTACTTTTCAAGAAAACATGAGTACGAAGCCGATGCCTTTGCTGCAAGTAGTGTTGGAAACAGTAGTGATATGCTAAACGCCTTAAAAAAACTTAGCGTGGATAACCTTTCAAACCTCACACCCCACAGTGTTAAAGTATTATTTGACTACACCCACCCTCCTGTGCTTATGCGAATACAAGCACTTATAGATAGAAAATAA